One genomic region from Rosa rugosa chromosome 1, drRosRugo1.1, whole genome shotgun sequence encodes:
- the LOC133725926 gene encoding protein IQ-DOMAIN 33, with the protein MGIHGGLVRSVFSRNRSFKTHESNGRNNMTERRRWSSVRLRSYLCGDEFKSVVADKDSASVRSFEASVSQLNSVLVEVDSCSAESSEATVTQPLHEDLTDKKDMHVYNTMSEEQAAIIIQSAFRGFLTRCQNERIKSEVGKQELIVGSESPSMESLGTSVEVQTGNSVEVHSIQEENLAAQHRLTQQKARAQVLRLKEDWDDSTLSSNMSKMRMQNRLEATTRRERALAYAFSQQLRICSKKKHAKSDGTEQNMGWSWLERWMATRLPESSSSLVETPTSNIQQVEPIYSNQRVVMIRKRLFDGMGEEKESCGSNEVTVAFDNFSVTTEEENSSFNSVDQSRVKATKGVSRRKTMPSQECGKDYLKVSKKDCSREAEKDAIDKSKKTGSVKCKNSSF; encoded by the exons ATGGGTATCCATGGAGGTTTGGTCAGGAGTGTCTTTTCGAGAAACCGATCTTTTAAGACTCATGAGAGCAAT GGGAGGAACAATATGACAGAACGGAGAAGATGGAGCTCAGTTAGACTCAGATCATATCTATGTGGGGATGAATTTAAGTCAGTGGTTGCAGACAAGGATTCAGCTTCAGTTAGGAGCTTTGAGGCTAGTGTATCGCAGCTCAATTCGGTGCTTGTAGAGGTGGATTCTTGTTCTGCTGAGAGCTCTGAGGCCACTGTTACACAACCATTGCACGAAGACTTAACAGACAAGAAAGATATGCACGTCTACAACACAATGTCTGAAGAGCAAGCAGCAATCATCATCCAGTCAGCATTTAGAGGCTTTCTG ACTAGGTGTCAAAATGAAAGGATCAAATCAGAGGTTGGTAAACAGGAGCTTATTGTAGGATCAGAAAGTCCAAGTATGGAGTCTCTGGGGACATCAGTTGAAGTTCAAACAGGAAATTCGGTGGAAGTGCACTCTATACAGGAGGAAAACTTGGCTGCTCAACACCGGCTGACACAACAGAAAGCTAGAGCGCAAGTGCTAAGGCTTAAG GAAGACTGGGATGATAGCACATTGAGTAGCAACATGTCAAAAATGAGGATGCAGAACAGACTGGAAGCGACAACCAGGCGTGAGAGAGCGTTAGCTTATGCCTTTTCACAACAG CTACGGATCTGTTCAAAGAAAAAACATGCGAAATCTGATGGCACAGAACAGAATATGGGGTGGAGCTGGCTAGAACGATGGATGGCAACCCGCCTCCCCGAAAGCTCAAGCTCATTGGTTGAAACTCCTACAAGCAATATTCAGCAGGTTGAGCCAATTTACAGCAACCAAAGAGTTGTGATGATCAGGAAGAGATTATTTGACGGGATGGGTGAAGAGAAAGAGAGCTGTGGATCTAATGAGGTGACTGTTGCATTTGATAACTTTTCAGTAACAACAGAAGAAGAGAACAGTAGCTTCAACTCAGTTGATCAAAGCAGGGTCAAGGCTACGAAAGGTGTATCAAGGCGAAAAACTATGCCGAGTCAGGAGTGTGGGAAAGATTACCTCAAG GTAAGCAAGAAGGATTGTTCAAGAGAGGCTGAGAAAGATGCAATCGACAAGTCGAAGAAAACCGGGAGTGTCAAGTGCAAAAACTCTTCATTTTGA
- the LOC133725927 gene encoding uncharacterized protein LOC133725927 has translation MASNTEESAKVSLLSDDELGSILKLVTDPDDRKSFSEVCKQWSKVEGLNRSSLRLLQSDLLRRVLPRCPNLITFQTQEPLSDADLEFLAQTCPRLEVINLSICDNESKVQDLVSDGVCALANQCPNITRLLLRRRLKAGVASVMKLLPNLTHLDLGLCHKVEDNDIEAIGSAASSIAYLNLESCVCITDRGLGFLSHALFSKTLKTLVLAKCSKITDSGVSVLQNMCCLEHLNLANHGAKITDVGGLAISEIKTLKKLNLSGLMSLTDQTVVALAQNCLNLEVLDLSDCQRVTRAGLRAFSSHTCLNSLVLHYCFKFFGSDLEHLVLECPTLKCIVVDEYVGRQILPEMQESTRRCVRYKFICDWSFKDVENLR, from the coding sequence ATGGCTTCCAACACCGAAGAATCAGCGAAAGTTTCTCTCTTGAGTGACGACGAACTAGGTTCAATCCTCAAGTTGGTTACCGACCCAGATGACAGAAAATCGTTCTCCGAGGTCTGCAAGCAATGGTCCAAAGTCGAGGGTCTAAACCGATCATCGCTCCGTCTTCTCCAATCCGATCTTCTCCGCCGTGTACTACCCAGATGCCCAAATTTGATCACTTTCCAAACCCAGGAGCCCCTCTCCGACGCCGACCTCGAATTCTTAGCCCAAACATGTCCCAGACTCGAAGTCATCAACCTCAGTATTTGTGACAATGAATCCAAGGTTCAAGATTTGGTGTCTGATGGTGTTTGCGCTCTGGCAAATCAGTGTCCGAATATAACAAGGCTTTTGCTTAGAAGAAGACTGAAGGCAGGAGTTGCTTCGGTGATGAAGTTATTACCGAACTTGACGCATTTGGATTTAGGATTATGTCATAAGGTTGAGGACAACGACATTGAAGCAATTGGGTCGGCGGCGAGTTCGATTGCCTATTTGAATTTGGAATCTTGTGTTTGTATCACTGATCGCGGTTTGGGGTTTCTGTCACATGCGTTATTTTCGAAAACATTGAAGACATTGGTGCTTGCTAAGTGTAGTAAGATCACTGATTCAGGGGTTTCGGTTTTGCAGAACATGTGTTGCTTGGAGCATCTGAATTTGGCTAACCATGGAGCGAAAATCACTGATGTAGGAGGTCTGGCAATATCGGAAATCAAAACTCTGAAGAAACTGAACTTGTCTGGGCTGATGTCCCTGACAGACCAAACCGTAGTTGCTCTTGCGCAAAATTGCCTCAACTTGGAGGTGCTTGATTTGAGTGACTGTCAGAGGGTGACGAGAGCTGGTCTTCGTGCATTTTCGAGTCATACATGCTTAAATTCTCTTGTATTGCACTATTGTTTTAAGTTTTTTGGGTCTGATTTGGAACACTTGGTGCTGGAGTGTCCGACATTGAAGTGTATTGTGGTGGATGAATATGTGGGACGTCAGATATTGCCGGAAATGCAAGAGAGCACTAGAAGATGTGTGAGGTACAAGTTTATTTGTGATTGGTCTTTCAAAGACGTTGAGAATTTAAGATGA
- the LOC133732303 gene encoding uncharacterized protein LOC133732303, with the protein MRRVTFISDRHVGLVSAFPRVFPNNPHGFCFRHLMANLSDKFPAGSYLKDRIPHLFMCCAYSRTPKMYEFNMKILRSEGGDIVAQFLEDLPKENWCMAYFNGERFGEMTNNLAESFNNWVLPLKSLPILDINDGIRVKSMASIAARKQDTQEWLSELCPAIEKKLKENLEVGRHWRVSRSDTYVYEVHCQKYNSMVNLETRFCSCGEWQLYGFPCSHALVVIQQHGSSLYLYVSELYKVEKYRETYSFPINPLPSISKQVHDFGRDAVILQPPLTRRPPGRPRKKRFRKRSEKTRVIKCGRCGKCDGHNRKSCTAPI; encoded by the coding sequence ATGAGGAGGGTGACGTTCATTTCTGATCGTCATGTTGGGCTTGTTAGTGCTTTCCCTAGGGTGTTTCCCAATAATCcacatgggttttgttttagacaTCTGATGGCTAACCTTTCTGACAAATTTCCAGCTGGTTCTTACCTTAAGGATCGGATTCCTCACTTGTTTATGTGTTGTGCTTATTCTCGCACACCGAAGATGTATGAGTTCAACATGAAAATCTTGAGGAGTGAAGGCGGCGACATAGTTGCTCAATTTCTGGAGGATCTCCCCAAGGAGAACTGGTGTATGGCTTACTTTAACGGCGAAAGAtttggtgaaatgacaaataacttggctgagtctttcaataattgggtGTTGCCTTTGAAGAGTCTTCCTATTCTTGATATTAATGATGGGATTAGAGTGAAGTCCATGGCTTCAATTGCTGCTCGGAAGCAGGATACTCAGGAATGGTTGTCTGAGTTGTGCCCGGCGATTGAAAAGAAGCTGAAGGAGAATTTGGAAGTCGGAAGGCATTGGAGAGTGAGCAGGTCTGATACCTATGTGTATGAAGTTCACTGCCAGAAGTACAATAGCATGGTAAATTTGGAAACTCGCTTTTGTTCGTGTGGAGAATGGCAGCTGTATGGCTTCCCATGTTCCCATGCCCTTGTAGTGATCCAACAACATGGTTCTTCCCTGTATTTGTATGTTAGTGAGCTGTACAAGGTGGAGAAATATCGAGAAACTTATTCTTTCCCAATTAATCCTCTTCCCTCTATTTCGAAGCAAGTGCATGATTTTGGTAGAGATGCGGTGATATTGCAGCCGCCTTTGACTAGAAGACCACCGGGAAGGCctagaaagaagaggttcagaaAAAGGAGCGAGAAAACCAGGGTGATCAAGTGTGGTAGGTGCGGAAAATGTGATGGTCACAACAGAAAGAGTTGTACAGCTCCGATATAG
- the LOC133743863 gene encoding glycine-rich cell wall structural protein-like → MSSNKAFLLLALLVALVLVVAASRDLAQTSAEKENGVTTASSNVGGIDDAKYGGYGGPGGGYQGGNGGRGGYGGGNPGYGGGGGGGGCYYGCCRRPNYGRGCRRCCSYAGEAVDSAEP, encoded by the exons ATGAGTTCCAACAAGGCTTTTCTTCTCTTGGCTCTTTTGGTTGCTCTTGTTCTTGTCGTGGCCGCAAGCAGAGACCTCGCTCAGACTTCTGCTGAGAAGGAAAATG GGGTGACCACTGCAAGTTCCAACGTTGGCGGCATAGATGATGCCAAGTACGGTGGATATGGAGGCCCCGGAGGAGGGTACCAAGGTGGTAATGGCGGCCGCGGAGGCTATGGTGGAGGAAACCCTGGttatggaggaggaggaggaggaggagggtgtTACTATGGCTGCTGCAGGCGCCCTAACTACGGAAGAGGGTGCAGAAGGTGCTGCTCTTATGCTGGTGAGGCAGTTGATAGTGCAGAACCCTAA